One Cryobacterium psychrophilum DNA segment encodes these proteins:
- a CDS encoding stage II sporulation protein M, with amino-acid sequence MDLDAYTAAHKQEWNRLTELGSRRQLSGAEADELIERYQAGATHLSAMKTTAGSTVQGDRLSVALSRARLRFTGTSANMLSLLPGFFALKLPAALYRIRWLTLAVALVTFAVAGLYALWALSDTQVLANLGTDKQLAQVANEDFVGYYSDNPAASFTGLVWTNNAFIAAQCIAFGIVGVYVPFIILQNAQNIGLTAAIMFSQDKGDVFFLYIAPHGQLELTAIFVAAAAGLRIFWAWIAPGARTRGQALAEDARALFTVAIGLVLVLFVSGVIEGFVTPAPWPWPVKIGIGTLALALFLTYMIVVGGRAARAGETGDLGEYEAGSTRIYAA; translated from the coding sequence ATGGATCTCGACGCCTACACGGCCGCACACAAACAGGAGTGGAACCGCCTCACGGAGCTCGGCTCAAGGCGGCAGCTTTCCGGCGCGGAGGCCGACGAGCTCATCGAGCGCTATCAGGCTGGAGCGACACACCTGTCCGCCATGAAGACCACCGCCGGGTCAACGGTGCAAGGGGACCGCCTTTCCGTGGCGCTGTCCCGTGCGCGGTTGAGATTCACCGGGACAAGCGCCAACATGCTGTCCCTTCTTCCGGGTTTCTTTGCCCTGAAGCTGCCGGCAGCCCTGTATCGAATTCGCTGGCTCACCCTGGCGGTCGCTCTCGTCACATTCGCGGTCGCGGGACTCTATGCGCTCTGGGCGCTCAGTGATACGCAAGTACTGGCGAACCTCGGCACCGACAAGCAACTCGCGCAGGTCGCGAACGAAGACTTCGTGGGGTACTACTCGGATAACCCCGCCGCGTCCTTCACCGGTTTAGTGTGGACCAACAATGCCTTCATCGCGGCGCAGTGCATTGCATTCGGCATTGTGGGCGTCTACGTTCCGTTCATCATCCTGCAGAACGCGCAGAACATTGGCCTCACAGCGGCCATCATGTTCTCGCAGGACAAGGGCGACGTCTTCTTCCTCTACATCGCGCCCCACGGCCAACTCGAACTCACCGCAATTTTCGTGGCGGCTGCGGCGGGCCTGCGCATTTTCTGGGCCTGGATTGCGCCCGGCGCTCGAACCAGGGGGCAAGCCCTCGCCGAGGACGCACGAGCACTGTTCACGGTGGCCATTGGCCTTGTCCTGGTGCTGTTCGTGTCGGGCGTCATTGAGGGGTTTGTCACGCCTGCTCCCTGGCCATGGCCGGTGAAGATCGGCATCGGGACCCTCGCACTCGCCCTGTTTCTCACCTACATGATCGTGGTCGGTGGGCGCGCAGCGCGCGCGGGGGAGACCGGCGACCTCGGCGAGTACGAGGCTGGCAGCACGCGCATTTACGCCGCCTGA